The window TCAGCTCCTCTCTTACAACTCTCATGTAGCTGAGAGCCAAGATCACAAAGGAGGCAAACAAGGAGACTCAGGATCAACTGGAAATGCAGAGACAAAACCACAGAAGAGACATCATAACAGCAACAGTTACACGAACGACCCAGAGCCTCCAcagattaaagaggaacaggaggaactctACACCAGTCTGGAGGTAGAAGAGCTGGTACTGAAGCAGGAGACTGAAACCTTTATGTTGACTCCAACTTGTGAGGAAAGTGACAACGGTGAAGATCAGACTCTGGACTGGAGTCCTGATGAAACTGAGAGTGCAACAGAGAAAGAGCATGTTGTCAGCATGTCAGTTAAAAGCTCTGTGGTACCAAACAGTGATGACTGGCTCCTCTCTCACATCTCTCATGTAGCTGAGAGCCAAGATCACAAAGGAGGCAAACAAGTAGACTCAGGATCAACTAGCAATACAGAGCCAAAACGACAGAAGAGACATCgtaaaagtaaaagtcacaGTAACAATGTATGTAACACTACCATGTCAAAGTTTCAGACTCACAAAGGTAAAAAGATTTTGAAGTGTGACACTTGTGGAAAAGCTTTTAAGTATATTTCCCAATTGAATAGACACCTGACAATCCACACAGATGAGAAACCGTATTCATGTAACTCTTGTGAAAAAAGATTCTCTGTGCCAGGTGCATTAACCCTGCATATGAAAGTCCACACCGGTGAGAAGCCGTACCCCTGCAACACTTGTGGGAGAAGATTTACTCAAATGGCAAAAGTGAAAAGGcacatgagaacacacacaggtgagaagccatACCCATGTAACAgttgtgagaaaagattctctGAGCTGTGCGCATTAAAAGTGCATATgagagtccacacaggtgagaagccgtacccatgtaacacttgtgagaaaaaaTTCTGTGATTTGGGTGCATTAAAACGGCATATgagagtccacacaggtgaAAAGCCATAcccatgtaacacttgtgagaaaaaaTTCTCTCATCTGTGCGCATTACAAAAGCAtatgagaatccacacaggtgagaagccgtacccatgtaacacttgtgagaaaagattctctcAGCTGGGCGCATTAAAAGTGCAtatgagaatccacacaggtgagaagccgtacacatgtaacacttgtgagaaaagattctctcAGCTGATCGTATTACAAACGCATATgagagtccacacaggtgagaagccgtaccaatgtaacacttgtgagaaaagattctctcAGTTGGGTGCATTAAAAGTGCATATgagagtccacacaggtgagaagccgtacacatgtaacacttgtgagaaaagcTTCGGTGATATGGGCGCATTAAAACGACATACgagagtccacacaggtgagatGCTGTACAATTGCAAAAGTTGTGAAAGAGGTTTCATGCGTAGAAATCAATTGAAGATCCACATGAGAACGCACAAGAGGGACAGGACTCTGTCAGATGTCAGACTTGGAAAGAGACATAAGAATTCATCCAGATGAGAAGCCATAGAATTGCAAAACATGAGGGAGagctttgtgtttgttgtggatattttgagcgatggtcagcacctcagtggagaaaagcAAACACGAGCCTTTTatgtcttaaagctgaaaatgtttattgaaggaCTTACCGATCTACACAAGAATAACCTACTGCAACACGGAAAAGAGTTTGTCATGTGTCTGAATTGTTTGTCATGTGCCCCCCCGCACACATcatacaaaaacatcaaaaacactgATAGACAGCAACAAACAACAGGACGTAGTGGGCAGAGTGATTTAGAGGAGTACATTCAGCATGAAGGTCAAAGTGCAGAAGTCAAGTAAGCAGTCTGTGCAAATAAGCAATATCcagacaacaataaaacactatTTACCATTTTACAATTGAATGGCAACAGGGACAAAGGAAACCATATATCTCTTAGTCCTCATAACAGGCACCCTCAACCGACGACCTGAAGGTAACAGTTCAAACTCTGGTCAAAGGGGGTGATCTTGGTACTCCAGGTATTTATAGCTGGACTAGGAGTCTCTCTAAATCTGATTATCATGTCTTTAGTTTTAGACACATTTAGTGTGAGAAAGGACTCTTCACACACTGGGACCTATCAGTCAAGAAGTCCAGTATCCAGCCAACTAGATTAAAATCCAGTTTAAAAAGATGAATTAGCTATTCTGCTAGCAGATGTGGATGGATAGTGTTAAAAGCTGAGGAGAAATCTATAAATAGCCTGTCATAAGCTTTTGTCCCCTCGAGCTGGTGATACAGAAAATGTAGTAGTATTGTGATAGTAGTATCCTCCACACCTCTACCTGGTCTGTATGCAAATGCAGGGGATCAAGGGAATTCTTAACCTACAATAAAACCTCGTTTTTAATGAGCCTCTCCAGTGTCATAATTAAAGATGTCAGCGCTACTGGTCTTAAGTCATTTAATGTCGTAGAGGCTTTAGTCTTAGGAAGTGATTGTGGTCAATTGTGGAATGTTTCCATAACTTAGGGACCCTCTTTTGCTGAGGagataatgtaaaaataaaatgaaagatgCACAGCTGTTCAGCACAGGTTTTAAGAACCTGGCTGCAGATATCGTAAGGCCCAGGACTCTTTCTAGACTTGGTCAGTCTGAAGTGTTTTTCCACACTTCTGATATCAACAGCCAAAGCTGAAGGAGCTTGAGTGTTGTCCTTTAATGTAATCAGTGTATCAGTGAAGTCATGATTTTTATCGCATCTTAATTGAAAAGCATTCAACTCATCAGCCAACCAGGGCAATGTTCCTATTGCCTTTGTCATTAGACCCAGTCATAAATttcattttgataaaaaaacaattcataaaCAGGATAAACAATTGAGCTGAAACTCTTTTAGGCAACATCTTTGTAAATTAATGTCAAATATTCTCCATGAAGAAGAGTTCAGAATATCTTCATGTAAGTTGTACATTGTCAACAATGCTATCGGGTTTTGTTAAATTAATGTTACTGTAGCTACTAATTTTACTGTATGCAACATAGTACAgtatactatatacagtataatatactATACGTTGTctgttttttagtgttttttatttcattttagaattttaatgtattttttcccGGTTTAacctgaaataaaatgtttgttgtttgtttctttggtgATCACACACTAATGGTAGATAATGTAACACTTTatgaacaataaaatattttttcatgatgGCTTTTTCAGACTGATATTTGTAATTTAATTGATTCGATGATTAGGAAAACTAAAAGCGACGTTAATAGTAAGTGTTagtaatacataaataaatgtctaaataaacataaacaacaaaatgcttTGTTTATGATCTcatctaatttattttaaaattactttgCTTCATGAGGTGATAATATGATAATACCAGATTCATACATAGATGACTATTAACCCCAAAGGGAAGTTAgagtgttacagcagccactaaattatatacaataactaaattAACTAACTGAAATATAATTAGCTAAATAAACATAgataatataattaaattaactaaaaatagAATAGAGACTAGAGATATAACGTTAACTATAATATACCATTTGATGAGTATAAACTGCTCATTGATGTCAATATGTTACAGTACAGTGTACATTAGCGTGAGTCAGGTGGATATTGATGAGGTAGTAAGGTGtagatatatttaaataattattgaACGTATATATGATAACAGTATATACAAACAGTACTTGAAAGCTtatcaaaatatgaatatgaaatataacaGATGTGATGgacaatgtaataaaataaaagtccaAGTGAGCAGTCTGTCTTCACTGTCAGAGGAGTCCCCTCTCCTGATacagtcaagtcaattttattagCGACAAATGataagttatctcagggcacttttcattgGAGCAGttctagaccatactcttattatttacagagacccaacagtccCCCACGAGCAAGCACTATGAcaacagcggtaaggaaaaactcccttttaatGAGAAGAAACCTTGAGCAGAATCAGGCTCTGGTTCAGTGGATGTGAAGGCTCATTTGTGAAGGAAGATGTTCATTGTTCAATTTATGAGCCATTTGATTACAAAGGAATGTTGTAAGTTAAGCCTTGTCATCATGATTTAATCAACAGggcctctgtctctctgaccttcACGGTCTCTCATGAAGGATGTTTTATGTGGAAGCACCAGGGGAAGAGATAAGGTGGCCTCGGATGGACAACAGCAGCTATCTTCGTTATTTACAATTTGAGTTCACTCTGACCCTGGGTGCCCTCTTTTCCCTCCCTGTCAGGTTGCATGATATGTGCTAATTTATAAGAACCGATTGTATCCTGTGCTCTTGTAAGTTTTTTGTGTGACTGTATCCATGTATACATTGTGCAAAAGGTTTTCTGACatcagatgtttgttttcaataaACTTCATATATTCAAGTAAGAATCGACTGGAGTCTGGGGAGTTTCTTCATCTTTATTCTTCATCAAAGTGTTATTGGACAGATATTGATCAAGTACAAGATTTCTCCGATGGTGGCCATCTGCCTTAACCGGTTGAGtcgagagaaaaagagagattggtagagagagaggagagagagagcaggaggaaagaaaacataagCATAGTGCAGGTTCCACATAGGGATGTATAaaagtaataatagtaataataataataataataataataataagaccaatattaataataatagtagcaGTGGTGTTGAGCAGGCTCAAAAAGGCAGTATGTGGCTTACAATCCCAGATCCAGATTCTACAGCTCCAGAGGCAGAAATACCTGCAGAAAgcaacaggaggagagagacgagaaagcacaaaactacaGGAAAGAGAAGATGCTGAGGTATTAACATGAATTAATGGGACATGAAcgcatacagatggagagagagaggaggagagaggggttCAGTGCATCATTAGAggtcccccagcagtctaggcctatagcagcataactaggagATGGTCCGAGGCAAATCTGAgccagccctaactataagctttatcaaacaGGAAAGTTTTAGgtctactcttaaacgtagagagggtgtctgcctcctggACCCAAACTtgaagatggttccacaggagaggaccctgatagttgaaggctcttcctcccattctacttttggagactctaggaTCCACAAGTAAACCTTCgttctgggagcgcagtgttctagcGGAGTAATATGGTACTGTGAgatctttaagatatgatggtgcctgatcatttgtaggtgaggagaattttgaattctattctggattttacagggagccagtgcagagaagctaaaatgggagaaatatgacCTCTTTTACTAGTTCttgtcagtacacatgcagcagcattctggactAGCTGGACAGTCTTTGGAGAGTTGTTGATgtagcctgataataatgaattGCAGAGGAGAGTCATTGTACAGACTGATGGTAGTTGGCAGGAATGACTTCCTGTAGCATTCTTTTTCACAACAGAGGTGAAGAGGTCTGACTGAAAGCGCTCCGCTGTTCGACCAACAGGTCAATGAGGGGATGTGTGACGTTCTGCACAATGTTTAACAGTTTGtgcagcatcctcctctcttCAATCTGCTCCAGTGTATCCAGAGGAGTCCCCAGCACAGAGCCAGCTGTCCTGATCGGTTAGTTCAGTTTGTTAGTGTCTCTGACTCTGACACTGCTTCCCCAGCAGACAGCAGCGAAGAATATTCCAGTCCAGTCTGTTGTCGAGGTGGACTCCAAGGTATCTatccctccaccacctccacctccactccAAAAATGGAAACGGTGTTTATCCTAGCCCTGGTCCTCCTAAAATCCACAATCATCTCCTCTAGTTATAGTGATGAACTGCACAGGTCTATAGGTCAACATGTAAAGCTGCTATCTTTTAATATGGTTGGCATGCTACCTTAAATCAAGGAGTCTCCACTGCAGAAAAAGGCTGAAGCTTCTACATAACTATGCTAattaaccaaaacaaaaaaaaacttagcTTAACTAGAGTACTTACAATATTTAGCTTGAAGGAATACTAGTATCTCATAAGGACAGTCTGGTTCCAGGAATATCACCAAATCAATGGCTTGTCTATTTAGACTGGAATTCCTGTCTTTTCTCAACTTTCCTATCTTTTATTATGGAATAGCTGAAACTGGTCTATCTGATAACAAAAAAGTATACCAAATGATATTAATCTAGACATCATAATTcctaatttaaataataaacaatcaaacaaaGGTAATTTAACCTCAAACACAATTACTATGTACacctaaaataaagaaattactTTACCACTACTGAAACTTTATCAGTACAGCAAATAAATCATAAACTACTAAAGCCACTATTATTGCATTTATACCAAAGGAAACTTACATATCATATACACAGATCAAACTACTGGAGGGATGAGGCATCCACATGAGGCCAGCCAGCTTCTTTGTTGCCACAGGTGAACTGGCTGCCTTTATTGATTATGAGGCTCTGCCCATCCAGGAAGCAGTGAGGCAGGTAGAGGAAGGTTTCAGGTTTTGATGAGGGCGTGAAATATCAGTGAGAGAGCAAATATCGACCCGACATAGCAGACAGTTCTTATGTGTAGTTTAAAGACTGCTGCTTGTTAATAAGCCACAAGTGACACTGAGACAACTAGTTACAACAAGCGGAACGAAAAACCACAAGACTCCGCTTTCGAGAACTTAACAGTGTAACATCCAGCGGAAGTAAACAACACAGGAGCTAGTCACGTTAGCTGCTTGGTGCCCTGTGCTTGGAAGAAGTCTCACCACAGGACAATGACATATCTTACTTTTAACTAAGCAACAACAATGTCTTCAGTTCAGTATTTGAGAGAGTTCATCAACGAGCgactaactgctgctgctgaagaaataTTCGGTGTTTTTCAAAAAACTATCGTCGAGTACGAGGAAGAGATCAATCGTCAGCGCAGACTGCTGGATATCGTTTGGAAACCTGAGATAAAGCTATATAGAACAGGTCTGTAAAACCTCAATTATTTGTAATAGTATTAAACATAATGTTCTGCTTTATATACCACCGCAGCGATTAAAATATGTACTTGTAATTATTTGCTCGGATGTCTACGACGCTGAAGTTAGATTCTGATTCGTGGTTGGGGTAAAAGTTGAGGGGAAAGTTaaggaaaacataaataattatttttagcAGCTGATTCTCCGTGTTTTCCACCACTTACATttgtgaaaaagtgttagacGTCGTTGCAAAAGCCTTAACGCTGACAGATCAGCAACTAACTGGTCTCTTATGTCTTCGATCCGCCTCATAATGGTTGATTTGGACAACTGTAATCCCTTCCCGTGCTTTACAATTGTGTCCTTGTTGTCAGAGTCTGTGCACAATATTTCTGTGGTAGCCAAAAAGCAGTCTTTTACTGTTTCAGCATCTgagaaggctttttcatcttaatcGAGTTCCAAGTAATCAAGAATCTCAGTTAAACGCTCAGCTGTAGAAGTTGTTCTGTGGATGAGGTCTTCTGCTGCCCAccagtggtgaaagaagtactcagataaTTTACTGCcgtaaaagtaccaatacataaatgtaaaaatactccattacaagtaaaagtcatgcatgaaaaaaccaacttaagtaaaagtgcatAAGTATAAACAGCAATatgtagtttaagtattgcagtaagtggtttggttcctctgactgatatattattacatatgacatcattagattattaatactgaagcatcagtgtgtaagcagcatgttactgttgtagctgctggaggtgaagctagtttaaactactttatatataggccctgtttacacctggtattaacatccgtctcaggtgatccgatcacaagcggacagctctaaatacaggtgtaaacgcacccaagacgcattgaggacggattgaagatccgatcactcagaccacattcggaggtggtctgggccgcatgtgaCCACATTCATTTGGCAATGTAAATGCAATGCGTCCTGGACCACAGACTAGGCAGGGAATTGCATTGCTGCCTCCGGatccaaagctgttcaacttgtttgataacaggataaacaaattaataaatttCCAATGCTCATCTTGTGTGGCTTGTACTTTCCTTTTTCTCTGGCCATCTGCAGTCTGCCCACTAATATCCTCTCCAGCATCTTCATTGTGATTTTCAGTTGTTGCATGCTCCAAAGATGTATTTTCTTCACTTGTCacattgctttttttctctccatctggtTTGCAAAGCATTAGGCTatattatatgatatgatattatgTTATATTAGTGAATGATTTATAAACCATTGATTAAGCCACTAATTAATGCTattaaaccctttataaagggtgcCATATCAGAAAGCGATACCacattttttttaccctttcCCCTTTTTGTCCCTCCAGAGCTCCCACAGCATCATGTCTGTAAGGAGGAGGAAGTCCCAGAGCCTCCAcagattaaagaggaacaggaggaactctACACCAGTCTGGAGGGAGAGCAGCTGGTGCTGAAGCAGGAGACTGAAACCTTAATGTTGACCCTTACTTGTGAGGAAAGTGACTACAGCGAAGATCAGACTCTGGACTTGAGTCCTGATGAAActcagaatgcagcagagaaagagcaTGTTGTCAGCATCTCAGTTAAAAGCTCAGTGGTACCAGAACCAAACAGTGACGACCAGCtcctctctcacaactctcatGTCGCTGAGAGCCAAGATCACAAAGGAAGCAAACAAGGAGACTCAGGATCAACTAGAAATGCAGAGccgaaaaaaaagaagaggcaTCACAGAAgcaaaaatcacagtaacaatGAAGACCACTCTACCACATTAAAGACTCACGGTAATACCTATACAGGGAAACAGTGTTTTAAATGTGGCACTTGTGGGAAAACATTTGAGTACATGTCCAAATTGCATACACATCTgagagtccacacaggtgagaggTAGGTTTGGGTGATTGGACCAATATATCAGCTATCGGTAATTACCTGAGTCCATTGctggttggttttttttgggtgattttttttttttttttgcatgattttaACTAACATACTATATGAGTATAAAGCTAGCAGTATAGCTAGGAACGCAGCAGTGCCATGTGTGTGTCACTGCCTTATGTCACAGTGACAGAGTCAACTTCTAGCGTGTAGCTAACCAGAGCAAATAGGCAAAATTTTAGGAACGCTTTTctatataatgcactccagtacaccaccaccacccactacaacctcaataataaacataaaatagaattatCAACTGTCTGACAATGAAAGCATAAGCATTAATTAAGAGCTTAATTgatggttaataaatcatttactagTGCATTATTTCTAATCCATTAATAAGTGTTGTGGCAGAAAGAGGTGGACAACAGAGGAATCAGATGGTCGAGACACAGGTGTCAGATGGGGaatctcttttatttcacaacGGCTCACCAACAACGTAGACAGAGAAAATTCCAACATTACAGAACGTGACATGCCTTTTCATACTGAAGACaggctatgtgtgtgtttgtgttcgtGTTGTGTAACAAGTCTCATCCTGTTTTTGCCAGACTTTTTGGCACCCTCAAATTCTCAAGAAGAATGGTGGGGCATTGCTCAATTTCACTTAACTTTGGACTGTAACCAAATTTGAGTGGGCGTCTCtgtactatgtgtgtgtgtgtggtattccGCCTTTTTCCCAATATCtccagatgtctcctgttttgTTTCGGTGGACTGACATGTTTGGCAGCGGTACAGGTTACCGTGACCTGGCACTCATTCCAGGTCGCAGTTGCCTAACCCTCATTCCCTTACATAAGCATTGTTTTTGAGTTGCCAGATCGTGAAAAATCCCTCCTTTCTATACCACAATAACATTTGCTTTATCTAATTCTTGAGGAACACACTTCCAATGTACCGTTCAACCACTTACTGATGATTTAGACAATGTGATAGACTAACCCTTAATTAATAACTTTTAAGACCTGGTGACATGTCAGAAAGTAATTTAATCCTCAATTAATGTTTCATGATAATCAACAGTCCTGCAGGTATAAATGATTGTGAACCATTAATAAAAGGTTATTGTGTTGATggtttattatatatttataaagcatAAGTGAATGATTTATTGACCATTGATTAAGCCATTAATTAATGCTtttaaaccctttataaaggttgccttatcagaaagtggtacaacattttatttttttttaccctttccCCTTTTTGTCCCTCCAGAGCTCCCACAGCAACATGTctgtaaggaggaggaggttctcgctgaccagcagctctgtaaCCAGGAGAGGAACTCCAGTCTGGACCAAGAGGACCCAGAACCTCCAcagattaaagaggaacaggaggaactctGCACCAGTCTGGAGGGAGAGCAGCTGGTGCTGAAGCAGGAGGAAAGTGACTACAGTGAAGATCAGACTCTGGACTGGAGTCCTGATGAAACTCAGAGtgcagcagagaaagagcaTGTTGTCAGCATGTCAGTTAAAAGCTCTGTGGTACCAAACAGTGATGACCGGCTCCTCTCTCACATCTCTCATGTAGCTGAGAGCCAAGGTCACAAAAGAGGCAAAGGAGTAGACTCAGGATCAACAAGAAATCTAGAGACAAAACCACAGAAGAGACatcataaaagtaaaagtcacaGTGACAATGTATGTAACACTACCATGTCGAAGATTCAGCTGGATACCCAGACAGGTAAAAAGGTTTTGAAGTGTGACACTTGTGGAAAAGCTTTTAAGTATGTTTCCCAATTGAATAGACATCATagagtccacacaggtgagaagccgtattCATGTAACTCTTGTGAAAGAAGATTCTCATTGGCGGGTGCATTAAAAGTGCATATgagagtccacacaggtgagaagccgtacccCTGTAACACTTGCGGGAAAAGATTTAGTCAAAttacaaaagtgaaaaagcacatgaaaacacacacaagggaGAAGCCATACCCATGTAACATctgtgagaaaagattctctcACCTGGGCATATTAAAAGTGCATATGAGAGTCCatacaggtgagaagccgtacccctgtaacacttgtgagaaaagattctctcATCTCTGTGCATTACACAACCATATGAGAATCCACACGGGTGAGAAGCCGTAcccatgtaacacttgtgagaaaagcTTCTCTCAGCTGGGCgcattaaaagtacataagagaatccacacaggtgagaagccgtacccatgtaacacttgtgagaaacGATTCGCCGATCTGAGCGCATGGAAACGGCATATGAGAATCCACACTGGTGAAAAGCCATAcccatgtaacacttgtgagaaaaaaTTCTCTCATATGTGTGCATTACAGAAGCAtatgagaatccacacaggtgagaggcCGTACCCATGTAAtacttgtgagaaaagattctctGAGCTGGGCGCATTGAAAGTGCATATgagagtccacacaggtgagaagccgtatcCATGTAACATTTGTGACAAAAGATTCTCTCAGCTGGTTGTATTACAAACACAtatgagaatccacacaggtgagaagccgtactcatgtaacacttgtgagaaaagattctctcAGGTGGGTGCGTTACAAACGCATATgagagtccacacaggtgagaagccgtacaaTTGCAAAACTTGTGGAACAGATTTCATGCGTAGACATCAGTTAAAGACCCACATGAGAACGCACACAGTAGGAAAAGATTCTGTCAGATGCCAGACTTGAAAAGGCAAATAAGAATTCATCCAGATGAGAAGGCGTACGTGTCTCACCCTTGGACCTCCGAACTGCCCTCCCTGCCAAGTGGAGGTCTGACAACATGACACTGATCAAACTTAAACACTGTGACCAAACAGAGATTGAACAGACCTTCTGAGAGGCCATTTCTGACCAATACCTAAATTATGGCCCGAagtaaaagcataaatgacctTTGGGGTCACTTGAACCAGGATAAAAGACCGACAACTACATGTAAACATGGACAGACAGCTCCTCTCTTTTGGCCTCCTTATCTCCCCAGACCAGAGTCATGAACTCTAACCCCTATTCCTGGAGGACATTCACTGAGTCTCTCTGCAAATCTGAATTTGGGTGAAtgaaatgtctaatcattatgtaaatcctgtaatgtttaaaaattcataaagaatggtataactttgaTAAGTATGCTATAATCTATTgaagaaattttaatttttgatCTACATGTAATAATACTTCCCTCTATTGATAGGTTAGAACTACTAAGACttatgttgaatttatatttgaaattatatttccGACAGTTTAATCACATAATTCTTGCTTTAAACTTTGATTGCACTACTAGACGTGTAGATGTTTAGAGGCGGTTGAATCAAAGAAGATTGAATGTCTAGACAGTGTTaatatgaatgttaatgtttggtATGTTGATAGGAAGGAATGCCTTATTATGAAATGATTGTATAatgctgacatgtttttctgaATGGCTTTGCAATATATGGTTTACAATGGGACAATGTCGACTAAGTGTGTGCATATGTCAatcttttattgaaacaagtacagtttgtttttattttattcctaaTATTAAGTCTCGTGTTTCCATGAATAGTATTTACTGTTGAAGTCGCATCTACTCACATGGATTTTATCCACTACTGAATAAAGATTTGAGTTTAGTCAGATTAAACTTGATTCGACATTGAACTAAGAAGTCAGCAAAAGCCTTAAACCTCAACTAAAACTGAAACGTTGCTTTGAAGAAGGTAGCGATGCTTAAACTGGGTCTTGGCCTCCTTGCTGACAGCAGTACAGCCAAACTGGGAGTTAAGCCTACAGAGACTCTTTCATGGCAGCGTGAAACAAAGCTTAACCCCTTTTCACCGGTGGTTCAACACCGCTGCACCACTTATCTACAACCCATAGCCTGCTCCAGGCTATGCAACTATCTGAACCTTGCTGGTGGCTCA is drawn from Thunnus albacares chromosome 2, fThuAlb1.1, whole genome shotgun sequence and contains these coding sequences:
- the LOC122999833 gene encoding zinc finger protein 271-like isoform X7, which translates into the protein MSSVQYLREFINERLTAAAEEIFGVFQKTIVEYEEEINRQRRLLDIVWKPEIKLYRTELPQHHVCKEEEVPEPPQIKEEQEELYTSLEGEQLVLKQETETLMLTLTCEESDYSEDQTLDLSPDETQNAAEKEHVVSISVKSSVVPEPNSDDQLLSHNSHVAESQDHKGSKQGDSGSTRNAEPKKKKRHHRSKNHSNNEDHSTTLKTHELPQQHVCKEEEVLADQQLCNQERNSSLDQEDPEPPQIKEEQEELCTSLEGEQLVLKQEESDYSEDQTLDWSPDETQSAAEKEHVVSMSVKSSVVPNSDDRLLSHISHVAESQGHKRGKGVDSGSTRNLETKPQKRHHKSKSHSDNVCNTTMSKIQLDTQTGKKVLKCDTCGKAFKYVSQLNRHHRVHTGEKPYSCNSCERRFSLAGALKVHMRVHTGEKPYPCNTCGKRFSQITKVKKHMKTHTREKPYPCNICEKRFSHLGILKVHMRVHTGEKPYPCNTCEKRFSHLCALHNHMRIHTGEKPYPCNTCEKSFSQLGALKVHKRIHTGEKPYPCNTCEKRFADLSAWKRHMRIHTGEKPYPCNTCEKKFSHMCALQKHMRIHTGERPYPCNTCEKRFSELGALKVHMRVHTGEKPYPCNICDKRFSQLVVLQTHMRIHTGEKPYSCNTCEKRFSQVGALQTHMRVHTGEKPYNCKTCGTDFMRRHQLKTHMRTHTVGKDSVRCQT
- the LOC122999833 gene encoding zinc finger protein 883-like isoform X13; protein product: MSSVQYLREFINERLTAAAEEIFGVFQKTIVEYEEEINRQRRLLDIVWKPEIKLYRTELPQQHVCKEEEVLADQQLCNQERNSSLDQEDPEPPQIKEEQEELCTSLEGEQLVLKQEESDYSEDQTLDWSPDETQSAAEKEHVVSMSVKSSVVPNSDDRLLSHISHVAESQGHKRGKGVDSGSTRNLETKPQKRHHKSKSHSDNVCNTTMSKIQLDTQTGKKVLKCDTCGKAFKYVSQLNRHHRVHTGEKPYSCNSCERRFSLAGALKVHMRVHTGEKPYPCNTCGKRFSQITKVKKHMKTHTREKPYPCNICEKRFSHLGILKVHMRVHTGEKPYPCNTCEKRFSHLCALHNHMRIHTGEKPYPCNTCEKSFSQLGALKVHKRIHTGEKPYPCNTCEKRFADLSAWKRHMRIHTGEKPYPCNTCEKKFSHMCALQKHMRIHTGERPYPCNTCEKRFSELGALKVHMRVHTGEKPYPCNICDKRFSQLVVLQTHMRIHTGEKPYSCNTCEKRFSQVGALQTHMRVHTGEKPYNCKTCGTDFMRRHQLKTHMRTHTVGKDSVRCQT
- the LOC122999833 gene encoding zinc finger protein 883-like isoform X19 is translated as MSSVECLRELINERLTAAAEEIFRVFQKTIVEYEEEIDRQRRLLDIVWKPEIKLHRIELPQHHVCKEEEVLADQQLCNQERNSSLDQEDPEPPQIKEEQEELCTSLEGEQLVLKQEESDYSEDQTLDWSPDETQSAAEKEHVVSMSVKSSVVPNSDDRLLSHISHVAESQGHKRGKGVDSGSTRNLETKPQKRHHKSKSHSDNVCNTTMSKIQLDTQTGKKVLKCDTCGKAFKYVSQLNRHHRVHTGEKPYSCNSCERRFSLAGALKVHMRVHTGEKPYPCNTCGKRFSQITKVKKHMKTHTREKPYPCNICEKRFSHLGILKVHMRVHTGEKPYPCNTCEKRFSHLCALHNHMRIHTGEKPYPCNTCEKSFSQLGALKVHKRIHTGEKPYPCNTCEKRFADLSAWKRHMRIHTGEKPYPCNTCEKKFSHMCALQKHMRIHTGERPYPCNTCEKRFSELGALKVHMRVHTGEKPYPCNICDKRFSQLVVLQTHMRIHTGEKPYSCNTCEKRFSQVGALQTHMRVHTGEKPYNCKTCGTDFMRRHQLKTHMRTHTVGKDSVRCQT
- the LOC122999833 gene encoding zinc finger protein 271-like isoform X8, with product MSSVECLREFINERLTAAAEEIFGVFQKTIVEYEEEINRQRRLLDIVWKPEIKLYRTELPQHHVCKEEEVPEPPQIKEEQEELYTSLEGEQLVLKQETETLMLTLTCEESDYSEDQTLDLSPDETQNAAEKEHVVSISVKSSVVPEPNSDDQLLSHNSHVAESQDHKGSKQGDSGSTRNAEPKKKKRHHRSKNHSNNEDHSTTLKTHELPQQHVCKEEEVLADQQLCNQERNSSLDQEDPEPPQIKEEQEELCTSLEGEQLVLKQEESDYSEDQTLDWSPDETQSAAEKEHVVSMSVKSSVVPNSDDRLLSHISHVAESQGHKRGKGVDSGSTRNLETKPQKRHHKSKSHSDNVCNTTMSKIQLDTQTGKKVLKCDTCGKAFKYVSQLNRHHRVHTGEKPYSCNSCERRFSLAGALKVHMRVHTGEKPYPCNTCGKRFSQITKVKKHMKTHTREKPYPCNICEKRFSHLGILKVHMRVHTGEKPYPCNTCEKRFSHLCALHNHMRIHTGEKPYPCNTCEKSFSQLGALKVHKRIHTGEKPYPCNTCEKRFADLSAWKRHMRIHTGEKPYPCNTCEKKFSHMCALQKHMRIHTGERPYPCNTCEKRFSELGALKVHMRVHTGEKPYPCNICDKRFSQLVVLQTHMRIHTGEKPYSCNTCEKRFSQVGALQTHMRVHTGEKPYNCKTCGTDFMRRHQLKTHMRTHTVGKDSVRCQT